The window TTGGAAACGTTACTTACAGCAAAAATAAAATCATTTTCGCTGATGAGCCCGCGAGGAAATACGCTTATCAAAATAAGGCAGGCTTCGCCCAGAATGAATTCCTAGGTTATATAGCTGATGGCTACTATACCAATCAAGCAGATATTGATTCACGACCAGTACAAAAATTTGGTGTGGTAAAACCTGGTGATATCCGCTATCTTGATCAGAATGGTGACAATGTTATTGATGCTTATGATGCAAGAAGATTAGGAAAATCTCCATTTCCTTCCTGGCTATTTGGTGCAGGTTTCTCTGTAGCCTACAAAAAAATCGATTTGTCTTTGTTCTTTCAAGGAGTTGCAGATGTAGGAATCATGGCAAACGGATCAGGCATTTACGGAAATGGTGCAGGGGTAGATGGAGTAGGAGTCGTGCCCTTTTCGGGGCTTGGGCAATATCCCAACAATACCATGGCAAAGGTGCTGGACAGGTGGACAATAGATAATCCACGTCAGGATGCATATTATCCCCGTTTATCCGTAGGCTCGCTTTCCGATAACAACTATCTCAGCAGTACGCATTGGCTAAAAGACGGTTCTTATGTCCGTTTAAAACAAGCTTCAGTTGGTTATACACTTAGTTCAGAAAGATTAAAAAAAGCAGGGTTTCCTCTTTTGTACTTCTACGCTTCTGGACAGAATCTTTTGACTTTCAGCAAATTTAAGATATGGGATCCAGAGTTGGGATCTAATGGGGCGAAATATCCCATTACCAGGATGGCGACTTTTGGTGTGAGAGCTCAGTTTTAATAACCATTTAACAATGATTAAGATGAATAATATATTTAAAAATATTCTTTCAGGCAGCATAGGATTGTTCTTGTTGTTGTCTGGCCTGGGCTGTAAATATTTGGATGTAGCACCAGATAACCTACTAACCTCGGACATGCTGTGGGAAACCAGAGCAAATGCCGAAGGGTACCTAAACCAGATTTATGGTCGTATTGGTATTCCTGATGATGATTATACGATGCTGGGGGCAAGTGATGAAACTTCTTGCAGTATTGCAGGAGTGAACGTTAGGCAATTGACTTCCGGAAACTGGAATGCACAAAGTAATTATTGGTATTATTGGGGACAGGATTATGCAGGAATCAGGCAAAGTATTGTCTTTGAACAAAACATAGACAAGATGTCTGAGTCCATAATTGGTGCTGATTTAAAGAAACAATATAAGGCTGAAGCCCTATTTTTAAGAGCCTGGTTTTATTGGAAGTTGTTAAGGCAATACGGCCCATTTGTTAAAATTACCGAGCAGTTAAGTCTTAATGAAGACTATAATAAGTATCCTCGTGTACCCTTTAATGACTGTGTAGCATACATTAGTGATTTGTTAGACAGGGCGGCCACTAATTTGCCAGCTACGTGGTCTTCCTCATCAAATTATGGAAGGGCTAATAAAGCCTCATGTCTTGCCGTTAAATCTCAGTTAACCTTATTAGCTGCCAGTCCATTATGGAATGGAAACCCCATGTTTGCAGGTCTGAAAAATCATGATGGAACAGCTTTAGCACCATCTCAGTATGATTTGAATAAATGGTGGGCAGCTGCCAATGCGGCTAAGGCAGTAATAGATCTGCCAGGCTACAGGCTTTTCACAAATCTGGATGAGGGCGATAGCCAGTTTGATCCGTATCTCTCTTTCCGTAATTTGTTTCTTACAAATTGGAACGCAGAAATTTTATTTTCAACCAATATGGCAAACTCATGGCAGTGGGGGCATGAGGTGCGTTGTGCGCCGAATCCGGGAGGGTATAACATGCAAAATGCCACCCAGAATATTGTTGATGCTTTTTATATGCGTAACGGAAGGACAATCGATGATCCATTGTCACAATATGTTGAAACTGGATTTGTTCAATTTGATGACCCTGCTAACTGGGGTAAATCCAAGGACGGGTTAAACAGGGGATATATTAAAGGAAATTCCAACATGTACGCCAATCGTGAAGCCAGGTTTTATGTAAGCATCCAATATAACGGTAAGCCTGTTTTACCAGCACCTACACAGGATGACCGGAATTTCTTTTCATCTGATGCGAACAAAGATGGAACCGGAAGAGCGGAGTTTTATTATTCAGGAAAATCAGGAGTAGGTGTGAATAACAATGGTGACATTACCGGTTACGATGTTTTAAAAAATGTAAGCCCTGCATCGAATATTAGAACAAACTCAGCTGTTTATCGCCCATTTATTCATTTACGCCTTGCAGAAATGTACCTGAATTACGCTGAGGCCTTAAATGAGGTTGAGCCCAGTAACCCGGATGTTTTAAAATATGTGAATTTGGTAAGGCAGCGTGGCGGCCTTCCTGATTTACAAACAGTTTATCCCTCTTCGGTAGGAAATCAAGCTGAAATGAGAAAACGCATCCTGCAGGAAAGACAGGTGGAATTGGCATTTGAGGGCGACCGATATTTTACACTTATCAGAAGACTGATGATGGGAGATACTAAGGTGCAAACCATTTACAGGATGAATACCATCACAAATGATGGCAACCAAGGATTTGCTTTTGCAGATTTTAACAAACGTACATTATTGCAAACCCGGGTGTGGAATGATAAGATGTACCTTTTTCCAATTGCGCAGAGCGACATCGATAAAAATGCTTCATTGGTTCAAAATCCAGGTTGGTGATGAAATTCATTATTTATTAATACATATAAGATTATGAAAAAATATATAAATGCATGCCTATTCATTATTGCTGTTTTGGTGGTGGTGACTACAGGCTGCAAAAAAGAAAAAGGTTTTACACACGATGCATCCTCACCGATAACAATTACTCAAATCCTTCCTGAAAAAGGTAGTGGTGGCACAGAAATTCTGATCAACGGAAGTAATTTTACAACAGATACCTCACAGGTTAAGGTTAGCCTGAATGGAAAATCATTAAAGGTGATAGGTGTTAATGGGGAACAGTTGATGGTTGTCGTGCCAAAAAAAGCAGGTTCGGGTGTGATTACTGTTACAATTGGAGGTAAAAGTACC is drawn from Pedobacter sp. HDW13 and contains these coding sequences:
- a CDS encoding RagB/SusD family nutrient uptake outer membrane protein, whose protein sequence is MNNIFKNILSGSIGLFLLLSGLGCKYLDVAPDNLLTSDMLWETRANAEGYLNQIYGRIGIPDDDYTMLGASDETSCSIAGVNVRQLTSGNWNAQSNYWYYWGQDYAGIRQSIVFEQNIDKMSESIIGADLKKQYKAEALFLRAWFYWKLLRQYGPFVKITEQLSLNEDYNKYPRVPFNDCVAYISDLLDRAATNLPATWSSSSNYGRANKASCLAVKSQLTLLAASPLWNGNPMFAGLKNHDGTALAPSQYDLNKWWAAANAAKAVIDLPGYRLFTNLDEGDSQFDPYLSFRNLFLTNWNAEILFSTNMANSWQWGHEVRCAPNPGGYNMQNATQNIVDAFYMRNGRTIDDPLSQYVETGFVQFDDPANWGKSKDGLNRGYIKGNSNMYANREARFYVSIQYNGKPVLPAPTQDDRNFFSSDANKDGTGRAEFYYSGKSGVGVNNNGDITGYDVLKNVSPASNIRTNSAVYRPFIHLRLAEMYLNYAEALNEVEPSNPDVLKYVNLVRQRGGLPDLQTVYPSSVGNQAEMRKRILQERQVELAFEGDRYFTLIRRLMMGDTKVQTIYRMNTITNDGNQGFAFADFNKRTLLQTRVWNDKMYLFPIAQSDIDKNASLVQNPGW